CGCGAAAGGAAAAGCGTGTAGAACCCCAAACAGCAGGTGTTATTATTGCAAAAGCTTGTTGAATGGGTTCCTCTAAAAGTTTAGTCAGTTTCTCATTTTTTATGTCCGTTGATTCTATTTCTACAAGATGTTTTTCACCACCAAATCGATACCAACCATCTGCTAATTTGTGGCTTGAAAGATATATCAAACAGGTGTCTTCCTGCATTTGTACTGCATTTTCGAGAAATAAACCATTTTCTTTTAAAGTATGACGCTCTTCGTCTTTCATCTTGGGATGAAGAATGGGAATATTATACCAAGGAGATTTTTTACAGGTAGGTTTTTGATATCCCCAAGAATTAATTGTCTGCCATGTAAAAGCTGGTTCTAATTTGTCTTTATCTTCTTTATATTGTCTTTGACGTTGCCATTCTCCTTTTTCATCTAAGATCCATTCATCTTTTTCTTGGTCTTTATCAATTATGTAATGCCAAGGAATTGGAACATAAAAGTTTTGCTCGTATCCCGATTGCGCCCAAAATGCGCCAGCCACATAAAGGTTTTCTTTTAAGTCTCGATGCTGTTCGTCTTTCTCTGCTTGGCTAATATCACTTCGAGTTTTGTTAGCATTAAAAAATAATCCTGATATGGTTGCTGCACTAGGTGGAAATTTTTCTCCAGAACGTCCAACTAAATTTTCTGGTGATAAAAATGCACCTGCGCTTCCATATAAAAAACCTAAAGGTCTGATGATAATAAGGTATTTGAACATAAGTACCAACCAATTGTTATTAAATCTTCAATCCAATTAATCATCATTTGTGCAACTATGTAACTATCTGTACCATCTTTGGCTCCAACAATTAGTATTTCGTTTTGCTGTAATACTTGACTCCAATTAGGAAAGTATATTTCCAAAAAACTAATGAAAGCTCGACGATTTTGAATTATTATGCTTCTAGCCTTGTTATTAGCTGTTTGACTTTCGATCGCATTCGGACGACGGTTTTCTGCTAATCCAAAAGCATGACGCGCTTTGAGTTGGGCTAAATCGCTAAATATATGCGCCCAATTGGGTTCGTATTTGGGATCTCGACCTTTATTTTCCCATTCTGGATAGGTGTTACCATCACGATCGCAGTAACTTTTGAGGATATGCAAATACTTCCAAGGACAAGTCCAATCCACATACTGTCCGTTATTAAACACGATCCGGATTGTCACGCGATTGCGGTTTAAATTTTTGGCTGTCTCTTGTGCTTGACGACAGTGTTGTAATACATCTCGCTGAGGAACACTCCCTGCAACCCAGACAAAACCGACACTAACATTAATTTTTTGGTCATGTTCGTGCCATTTATCATTTAATGTCATTAACCATTCCAATGCAGTTAATGCAGGATTTGGGTTTTTAGGTTTTTTACTGTAAATGACACCTAAAAAATCATCACCACCCGCATAAATGACTCGTCCTAGTTTTTGACTTGGCAAATATCTATAAAAATCTTTACCCCAGTTCCTCAATTTCCTAGTAAATACCCTGATTTCCTCTTCTGGGTTTTCACCATTAGCCATTTTTTTCAGTTTTTTCCCCACTTCATCCCCATCCCCCATAAACCAACCTGTCCATTGTCCGGGTTGAGTTTCAGTTGGCTTGCGACGAATTTCTTTAAATCCTTTGGGTAATCTTCCAAAATAGGAATTTTTTTCACCTGCTATTCCTATATTTTTTCTCACATCCTCGCAGGTCACCAGACGTTTAACTAATTCAGGAATACTCAATTGTTCGTTCAGTGCGACAAATTTACCTTCGAGTTGAACTTCCTCCTGGGAATTTTCTTCATCTGCGTCTGATTCATCTGCTTCTGGTTCTGCTTCTTGGGAGTTTTCTCGATTTTCAGTTATCTCTGCTAATGATTTGTAAAACTTTCGGATCTCATCTAGCTCGGAGCGATAGGTCAAATTTCTTGTGATTGGATTACGATTTTTTCCCCCCAATCCTGGAAATGCAATACCATCCGTACCTGTTAAACTCGAGCTTTCTCCAATCCAATTAATTGCAGTCCAAGCACGGGAAAGTTTGCGGGTTTCCAAATCCTCCATTGCAGATGCGATCGAATTCCCCTCTCCCCAAAATATTTCCCAAGTATGGTTTCCCCAATGTCCCCACTCACGTTCCCATTCATATTCATAATTAGGTAATTCTTGCTCAATCCAGTTGCGACACACTGAGAGAATATTTTGCCAAGCAGCCAACAATACCTCTTGCGCTGCTTCTTTGGTAAAATGACCTTTAATTAGGATGCGGTTCGGCATTCCTTTTTGGACACTGATGTTTGCAGGGGAAATTACTGTCACATCATCTCGGCTATCTGCAGCTAGAACTATCTGCTGACTGAGATAGGACAAAATTAACGACGCACCATACAAGTCCCTCAACTTCCGCGATTTTTCGATAAATCCTTGCACTGGTGCAAAGGTAATTGCCTTATAGATTGCTTCATCAGTCATACTCTGACTTCAAGGGGTAAATAAGTTGAATTAAAATATCCAGATACAGAAGAATTGTATAATGAGCAACTTGAAGTCGCTCAAAAATACCGATTCTTTTTATCTATGTAACAATACGTAAAGACAGAACATTCGCGAAGTAAAAAGAACTGGTTTTCCTTTTACCGTTAATCTTCAGCCTATCGCTCGTCATCTCAAGTGTTGCAGAAATGACTCGAATTGCAGCCGTGCGTGATGCGAATGACGAAAAATGCTGTTGTATAGGGCGCGATCGTCGATCTCAATTCTCCAATAGTAGCGATCGCATTGATTAATATCGATGTCAAAAATATCGTATATAATGCGATACTCGCATACTCTTATTCTGTAAGCATTTTCTTGACCTTTTAGCTTTTTCACCCCACTTGGACGAGGTTCTGTAGCTAAATCATCAATTTTAACTTGTATGCGTTCTTGAAGCTCTGGTGATAATTTTTTAAGTTGTTTTAACGCTCCTTTTAATATTTCAACTCTATAACTCACGCAACTTCCTTTTTTCTTTCTATTTTTAGTTCTTTTTTAGCTTCTTCCCATGACACTGAGCCTTCAACCTCAGCCTCTTTTTTAGCTAGCT
This genomic interval from Scytonema hofmannii PCC 7110 contains the following:
- a CDS encoding type II toxin-antitoxin system RelE family toxin, encoding MSYRVEILKGALKQLKKLSPELQERIQVKIDDLATEPRPSGVKKLKGQENAYRIRVCEYRIIYDIFDIDINQCDRYYWRIEIDDRALYNSIFRHSHHARLQFESFLQHLR
- a CDS encoding type III-B CRISPR module-associated Cmr3 family protein, which codes for MFKYLIIIRPLGFLYGSAGAFLSPENLVGRSGEKFPPSAATISGLFFNANKTRSDISQAEKDEQHRDLKENLYVAGAFWAQSGYEQNFYVPIPWHYIIDKDQEKDEWILDEKGEWQRQRQYKEDKDKLEPAFTWQTINSWGYQKPTCKKSPWYNIPILHPKMKDEERHTLKENGLFLENAVQMQEDTCLIYLSSHKLADGWYRFGGEKHLVEIESTDIKNEKLTKLLEEPIQQAFAIITPAVWGSTRFSFRVPQHPDFPINKDNPKLLTDKAIPYRYSTAGRLGRGRYAVPPGSVYVLEKTLDLSWSQFPDDWFPDEGFSLKRIGSGLCLPIHIVGLGLEKVEQGVA
- a CDS encoding Cas10/Cmr2 second palm domain-containing protein — protein: MTDEAIYKAITFAPVQGFIEKSRKLRDLYGASLILSYLSQQIVLAADSRDDVTVISPANISVQKGMPNRILIKGHFTKEAAQEVLLAAWQNILSVCRNWIEQELPNYEYEWEREWGHWGNHTWEIFWGEGNSIASAMEDLETRKLSRAWTAINWIGESSSLTGTDGIAFPGLGGKNRNPITRNLTYRSELDEIRKFYKSLAEITENRENSQEAEPEADESDADEENSQEEVQLEGKFVALNEQLSIPELVKRLVTCEDVRKNIGIAGEKNSYFGRLPKGFKEIRRKPTETQPGQWTGWFMGDGDEVGKKLKKMANGENPEEEIRVFTRKLRNWGKDFYRYLPSQKLGRVIYAGGDDFLGVIYSKKPKNPNPALTALEWLMTLNDKWHEHDQKINVSVGFVWVAGSVPQRDVLQHCRQAQETAKNLNRNRVTIRIVFNNGQYVDWTCPWKYLHILKSYCDRDGNTYPEWENKGRDPKYEPNWAHIFSDLAQLKARHAFGLAENRRPNAIESQTANNKARSIIIQNRRAFISFLEIYFPNWSQVLQQNEILIVGAKDGTDSYIVAQMMINWIEDLITIGWYLCSNTLLSSDL